In Equus quagga isolate Etosha38 chromosome 14, UCLA_HA_Equagga_1.0, whole genome shotgun sequence, one DNA window encodes the following:
- the LOC124252550 gene encoding elongation factor 1-alpha, oocyte form-like: MGKEKTHINIVVIGHVDSGKSTTTGHLIYKCGGIDKRTIEKFEKEAAEMGKGSFKYAWVLDKLKAERERGITIDISLWKFETSKYYITIIDAPGHRDFIKNMITGTSQADCAVLIVAGGVGEFEAGISKNGQTREHALLAFTLGVKQLIVAVNKMDSTEPAYSAARFQEITKEVSAYIKKIGYNPATVAFVPISGWHGDNMLEPSTNMPWFKGWKVERKEGNATGVTLLEALDSILPPTRPVNKPLRLPLQDVYKIGGIGTVPVGRVETGFLKPGMVVTFAPSNLTTEVKSVEMHHEALTEALPGDNVGFNVKNVSVKDIHRGNVAGDSKNDPPIEAGSFVAQVIILNHPGQIHAGYTPVLDCHTAHISCKFAELREKIDRRSGKKLEENPKALKLGDAAIVQMVPSKAMCVETFSEYPPLGRFAVRDMRQTVAVGVIKTVDKKSSTAGKVTKSAVKASKK; encoded by the exons ATGGGCAAAGAGAAGACCCATATCAATATTGTCGTCATTGGCCATGTGGACTCTGGCAAGTCCACCACCACCGGGCACCTCATCTACAAGTGTGGGGGAATTGACAAGAGAACCATCGAGAAGTTTgaaaaggaagcagcagag aTGGGCAAGGGCTCCTTCAAGTACGCCTGGGTGCTGGACaagctgaaggcagagagagagcgtGGCATCACCATAGACATCTCCCTGTGGAAGTTTGAAACCAGCAAATACTACATCACCATCATTGATGCCCCAGGCCACAGGGATTTCATCAAGAACATGATTACTGGCACTTCCCAG GCCGACTGCGCCGTGCTCATCGTGGCCGGCGGCGTGGGCGAGTTTGAGGCAGGCATCTCCAAGAACGGGCAGACCCGCGAGCACGCGCTACTGGCCTTTACGCTAGGCGTGAAGCAGCTCATCGTGGCCGTCAACAAGATGGACTCAACTGAGCCTGCCTACAGCGCTGCGCGCTTCCAAGAGATCACCAAGGAAGTGAGCGCTTACATCAAGAAGATCGGCTACAACCCGGCCACCGTGGCCTTCGTGCCCATCTCGGGCTGGCACGGCGACAACATGCTGGAGCCCAGCACCAAC ATGCCCTGGTTCAAGGGCTGGAaggtggagaggaaagagggaaacgCCACCGGGGTGACTCTGCTGGAAGCTCTGGACTCCATCCTCCCGCCCACTCGCCCAGTCAACAAGCCTCTGAGGCTGCCTCTGCAAGACGTGTACAAGATTGGAG GCATTGGCACTGTGCCTGTAGGCCGCGTGGAGACCGGCTTCCTGAAACCTGGGATGGTGGTCACCTTTGCCCCCAGCAACCTCACCACCGAGGTCAAGTCTGTGGAGATGCACCACGAAGCCCTGACTGAGGCCCTGCCTGGTGACAATGTGGGCTTCAACGTCAAGAATGTGTCTGTGAAGGACATTCATCGTGGAAATGTGGCTGGAGACAGCAAGAACGACCCCCCCATAGAGGCTGGCAGTTTTGTGGCACAG GTGATCATCTTGAACCACCCTGGGCAGATCCACGCCGGCTATACCCCAGTGCTGGACTGCCATACAGCCCACATCTCTTGCAAGTTTGCTGAATTGAGGGAAAAGATTGATAGGCGCTCAGGCAAGAAGCTGGAGGAAAACCCCAAGGCCCTGAAGTTGGGCGATGCAGCGATCGTGCAGATGGTCCCCAGCAAGGCCATGTGTGTGGAGACTTTCTCTGAGTACCCACCTCTAG GCCGATTTGCTGTGCGGGACATGAGACAAACAGTGGCTGTTGGAGTCATCAAGACAGTGGATAAGAAGTCATCCACGGCTGGCAAGGTCACCAAGTCAGCAGTAAAGGCGAGCAAGAAGTGA